The genomic window TCACCATTCACGGCTTCTGCAATCGGATGCTGAATGAAAATGCGTTCGAGAGCAGGGTATTGTTCGACACAGAGCTGATTTCCCAGACGGATCATTTGAACCAGGAAATCGTCAACGATTTCTGGCGAAAATTTGTTTACTTAGAGTCCCCCCTATTTGTGAATTTTGCATTAGCCAATGATTCCAATCCCTCGAGCCTTTTGCAACTCGTCAATCGGCGCATCATGAGCCCGGATTTCAGAATCATCCCCGATGACGAAACTGACAACCAAACGCTCGATCGGAGTTCCATTACACAATTGGAATTTAATTTTCAGCAAGCTTGGCAGGCGGTTCGCAATAGCTGGGATTCGGCACGATCTGAAATTGAAAACCTTTTGCAAAATCATCCGAATTTGAATCGCCAGCAATATCCTCTGAACAAAATCCCAGTCTGGCTCACCATGATGGACCAGACATTGACTTCGGAAGAAGATAATTTGACACTATTCCCACAACTCAAAAAGTTCACTGCCAGTTCGATTGCCGCTGGCACAAAAAAGAATTGTCAAGCACCACAACACCCATTTTTCGACCTCTGTGAGACGCTATTTCGATCCAAAGACCAGTTGGAAACGATTTATAAAAAACGACTGATCAGTCTGAAAATTAAATTGTTCTCTTTTTGGCAAACGGAGTTGGCGCGCAGGAAGACAGAAAAGAACCTCCAATCGTTCGACGATTTGTTATTGAAGCTTTACGAGGCGCTGAAATCTCCCAGCGGCAATGATCTGGCAGCGGTGATTCGCAATAAGTTCAAAGCTGCGCTTATCGATGAATTTCAAGATACTGATCCAATACAGTACGCTATTTTCAAAGCTATCTTTCATCACCCAGACAGTATTTTATTTTTGATTGGCGATCCCAAGCAAGCGATTTATGGTTTTCGCGGCGCGGATATTTTTGCCTATATGGATGCAGCTCGCCAAGTTACCAATCGCTATACACTCAGTTGCAATTGGCGCTCCGAACCAGGTTTGATTACCGCTGTCAACACGATATTCGGAAATTGCCAATTGCCATTTGTTTTTGAGGAGATTTCCTTTTATCCAGCAAGGGCAGCGGATCGCCCAGATCGACAATGGCTCACGATCAAGGCACACCAGGAGCCTCCGCTCCAATTGTGGGTTATGGAGTCGAACCAATTTGTTGAAGGTGATGAACCGATCCCAAAAACGGACGCACGGCAAATCATTTATCGCGCCGTGGCAGCCGAGATCTGCCGGTTGCTTACCTTAAGCGATCAGCAAGGTGTCTGGATTGGAGATCAACCGCTGAGGGAGATGGATATTGCGGTATTGGTGCGACGCAATAGCGAGGCCATAGCGCTACAACGCGCGCTTGCGAGCCTGAATATCCCCAGTGTCCTGTTTAGCACAGAGAATTTATTTGATTCTCATGAGGCATTAGAGCTACAACGACTGCTCGAAAGCATAGCGCAACCGAATGATGACTTTAAACTGAGAGTCGCATTGGCAACAGATTTGATGGGATATTCGGGTGAAGCCATCGAAGCAGCGATGCGGGATGATGACCTTTGGGAGTCTTGGTTGGTCCAATTTCGCAATTACCATGAGCTATGGCGGCGACATGGCTTTTTTCAGATGTTTCGACAGTTGTTGATCGAACAACAGGTGCTCCCTCGCCTTATGTCCTTTCCCAATGGCGAGCGACGGTGTACCAATGTCCTTCATTTGGCCGAGGTGCTCAATCGAGTGGCAACCGAGCGCAATCTTGGTATGGCAATGCTGCTGAAATGGCTAGCTGAACAGCGCGACCCGACCGTACCGCGATTAGAGCAACACCAACTTCGATTAGAGACGGATGAAAACGCGGTGAAATTGGTGACGATTCACAAAAGCAAGGGATTGGAATATCCGATTGTATTCTGCCCATTCAGTTGGGACGGTTCAAGAATCAGAGATTCGAAAGATTTTTTGCTGTTCCACGACGAGGCGAATCACCGGATCCTTACATTGGATTTGGGAGCTGAATCGCGCGATTTAAATCTGCGTCAAGCTGAAAAAGAGCAGTTGGCCGAAAATCTCCGGCTGCTATATGTGGCATTGACTCGCGCCAAGCATCGGTGCTACTTGATCTGGGGACGATTGAACGAAGCCGAAAGCTCCGCACCTGCCTATTTGTTACATCAAGCGAAGGGCCCCAATTTCGATGCGATTTTCGATGCTACCTGCGCCCGATTCCAATCACTGACAGATGAACAGCTCTTTCAAGACCTCCAGGCGATTGCGTTTCGATCGGACCAAACCATTCAGCTCGTTGAAATGGCAGAACCTCAAATTACAAAATATCAGCCGCAACGATTTCAATTGCAACACCTCGCTTTTCAGCCTTTTCAGGGCAGGATCGATTCGAGCTGGCACATTTCCAGCTATTCGTCATTGGTGTCTCGAATTTCCTATGCAGCAGAGCTTCCAGATTATGATCCCATCGAGCCGCTTCAGCTTGGAGCAACGATCGGCGCTGTCCCAACAGGCTCCCAAGCCGCTGTTGATATTCGGTCATTTCCCCGAGGCAACAAGGCTGGAATTTTCTTCCACAAAATTTTTGAGCTCATCGATTTTCAGGATCAAAATTTAGAAATTGCAGCCGAGATCGTATCAGATAATCTGCAGGAATTCGGATTTGAGCCCCAGTGGCACCCGGTCATTTTGGGATTGATCGAAAAGGTCCTGAAATTGCCACTCGATCCCAAGCAGCCTGATTTCAATCTATCGAAAATCAGTCTCTCCCAGCGATTAAACGAATTGGAATTCTATTTTCCCGTTAAAAAAATTGAGAACCAAAAATTAAAGCAGATATTCGAACATTTTGCTGGAGCAAATATCTCCAACACCTGGCCTGAACAGGTCGGACGACTCAATTTCGCTCCATTCCAAGGATTCATGAAAGGCTTCATGGACTTGGTCTTTCAATACGATCAGCGCTTCTATCTGGTCGATTGGAAATCCAATTTCCTCGGCGATCAAATTGAACATTATCATCAACAACGATTGCTACCAGTGATGGAGCAAGAATTTTATCTCCTGCAATATCTGATCTACACCGTAGCCTTGGATCAATATCTTCGACAGCGCTGGCCAGGTTATCAATATGAGCGCCATTTTGGTGGGGTATTTTATATCTTTCTGCGCGGCGTCGAACCTGCTTTGGGACCAGAATATGGCCTTTTCAGGGATCGACCCAATAGCGAATTAGTACGCCAGTTGAGCGATTTATTGATCGGCTAATTTTGATAATTGGATAATTGATTCATCGGCCGACCTGATATCTGGATGATTTGAAAAAGATCATTGATTTGGGCATTAGGCATATTTTGGGAATGATAAAATCATTTTCTCCTCACTGGGGAGGACTTAAGGGATTAGTCGAGACATCGCACCCATTAATATCGTCCAGGATAACGATCTTAATTTTTGAATTTGAGTTTTAGACTATCATGAAATAACATGGAACGGACTGTCGAAAAACTTATCCAGCAGAGTGATCAGTTCAGCAATCTGGATATTCATTTTTCTAATTTCTTAACCAAATTGGATGATCATTGGACTGCTGAGCTTTATTTGGCAGCAGCGCTGGTCTCGCGCTCGAGGAGCCAAGGCCATATCTGCCTTGACTTAAAAAAAATTGCTGGGACGAATCTGTTTGCAAGTGAGAATGGCGAGTCTTTTTCCTGCCCTGAAATTATCGACTGGATAGATAAGTTGGCGCGAAGCAGCGTCGTTGGCAAGCCTAGCGAATTCAAACCCTTGATTCTGGATGCAGCGGGCCGGCTCTATCTCTATCGGTATTGGGACTATCAACAAAATTTAGCCAATGCGATCTTCCAGCGAATGAGATCGCCAGTATTAACGGTCGATTTTGAATTCCTCAGGACAAAGCTGGATCAATATTTTCCGACGGCAAGTCATGGCGAGATCGATTGGCAAAAAATTGCTGGTCTGGCCGCTTGTCAAAATCGATTTTGTGTGATTTCTGGTGGACCAGGCACTGGCAAGACCACCACGATTGTTCGCATTTTGGCACTGTTGCTGGAGAGCGGCTTGCTGAGGATCGCGTTGGCTGCCCCAACGGGCAAAGCAGCCGCCCGATTGCAGGAAGCCATCAAACAAAACAAAAGCCAATTAACGTGCGCTGAGCCGGTCCGCAATGCAATCCCAGACCAGGCATCCACCATCCATCGACTATTAGGTACAATCCCCAATTCCCCCTATTTTCGATACAACGCCCAAAATCCGTTGCCACTGGATGTCATGATCGTGGACGAGGCCTCCATGGTCGATCTCGCACTTATGTCTAAATTGGTACAGGCGCTGCCGAGCGATTGCCGCTTGATCCTGGTGGGCGACAAAGATCAATTGGCATCTGTGGAAGCTGGCGCGGTGTTGGGCGATATTTGTGACACGGGAAAAGAGCATCCCTACTCTGCTCAATTTTGCGCGCAGGTGAGGACGATCCTCGGCTTCGATTTGGCTCAATTGCACTCAGAAGCCGCCCCAGGTCTTCAGGACGCGATCATCCAATTGAAAAAGAATTTTCGTTTCGCCAGCGACAGCGCGATCGGTGCCGCCAGTCGACTGGTCAATGCGGGCGATGGCGCGTCCTCCTTAACTGTTTTGCAGGATCCTAAATTTCCTGATGCGCAATGGATGCCTCTGCCCGCAGCGACTGCGCTGCCTCTTCGACTCAAACCATTGATCATTTCAGGGTATGCTCCATATTTGCAGTCCACCAGCCCTATCGAGATGTTGCGGAACTTCGATCGGTTTCGTATCCTTTGTGCATTGCGCGATGGCCCATATGGCGTGGCTGCAATGAACGAGATTGTGGAACTGCTGTTGAGACAGGAAAAATTAATCCCTCCAGATCAGCCATGGTACCATGGTCGGCCCATCATGATCACAAGCAATGACTATCAGCTCAATTTGTTCAACGGGGACATCGGCGTTGCGTTGCGCGATCCTGATTCGAATGATGAAATTCGCGTATTTTTTATCGGCCCAGATCAATCCATCCGAAAATTCCATCCGCTACGGTTGCCTGGTCATGAGACCGTGTTCGCCATGACAATTCACAAGAGCCAGGGCTCAGAGTTCGATCATGTGTTATTAATATTGCCCGATCGGGATTTGCCGCTTTTGACCCGAGAATTGATCTATACTGGTCTTACTCGAGCCAGAGCCAGCGTTCAAGTCTGGGGTGTTGAATCGATTTTTAGAAATGCTGTTTCGCGTCGCATCGAAAGAACGTCTGGTTTACGAGACATGTTATGGGAGTCAATACACTCAGCATAAAAAAATGAAAAAGGATTCAACGACATGAAAAAATTGCTTTCCCTTTATAGTGCGGTTCCATTAATCCTTGTGCTCGTCTTAGTCTCTTGCGCAAAAAAAATCTTTCAAACCGCTTATCCCACCTTGAGCGATGGTCGCTACGATTCAGAATTCCCATATAAGAGTTGTTCTAAAGAGCTACAAGAGATCAGCGAATCAGTAAACCGCGTCTTCTGCAATAGTTTGTATAAATCTTATTCCTTTTCGCTTGAGCAAAAAATCATCCCAACATCGATTACCGATCGTCTGTTGGCAACTGCGAGCGCTGTCACAGATATCAAAACTACGGTCTCTGGCACTGCCACAGTCATTTATGCTCAAGATAACCGTTTGGCGTTGCTCACCTGCGCTCACGTCGTGCTCAAGCCAGATACGCTCATCAGCTATTTTGCCCCAGATGCAAATTCTCCTGAAAAATTCATCCAGACCGTCGCGATCAAACAGCAGAACCAGATTTTGGTCGCGAAAATGCCAGAGGACGGCCTATTCGAGGTGCTATTGGCTGATGAGCAAGCTGACATTGCCATTTTAGGCAAAAAGCTCAAATTCCCTGTTGCTGCGGGCATCTCAGTGCTCAACTATCCCTTTGGCAATGCACGGGAACTGGAATGGGGATCGTTTGTATATGTGATTGGATATCCCATGGGCTATAAGTTGATCAGCAAAGGGATTGTCAGCCAGCCGGATCGTGATAAGAAAGGCGGCTTTTTAACCGATGTGCTCTTTAATCCCGGCTTGAGTGGCGGCATTTTGCTTGCGGTCCGAGATGGCGTCCCCAATTTCGAAGTGGTGGGAATCACTACCTCTGCTGCGGCTGAGCTCGAGACAGTGCTGGTGCCCGAAAGGGGCAAAAACTACGACGAGACCGTCCCCTATCAGGGCAAAATCTATGTGACTTCTAAAAAAACGATCAGTTACGGGATTACCAAGGCGATCTCTGCCGAGTCGATTTTAGAGTTGATCCGTGAAAACCGCGAGTATCTCTTGAAGAGCGGATATGATTTTGAAATTTTGATTGAACCGCGTCCCATCCGAATGTGATGCTTGACAGGTCCAAACTATGTCGCAGGCAAATTTGATCAAAATCCTATTCCTCGCTGACACACACCTTGGTTTCGACCTGGCTCTGCGCCCTAGAATTCAGCGGCGCCGAAGAGGCGATGATTTCTTTAAAAATTACTATCTCGCGCTTCAGCCAGCCTTGAATAAAGAAGTGGATGTGGTCATCCATGGCGGAGATTTGTTCTTTCGCTGTCAGGTTCATCCCCAAATTGTTCAGCAGGCATTTGCGCCGCTCCTCCAAATCGCCGATCTCGGTATCCCAATTTACCTGGTCCCAGGCAATCATGAACGCTCCAATATCCCACGATCGCTGTTCGAGACGCATACTTTCATTCACATTTTTGATAAACCCAGAACCTATTCTCTCTCAAAAAATGGCCTCACCTTGGCAATCGCTGGATTTCCATATTATAAAAATGGCATCAGGACGGATATTAAAAATGTCTTAGCTCAAACTGGATATCAAAAAGAGCAAGCCGATGTTCGATTGCTTTGTATGCATCAAGTTGTAGAAGCGGCACAAGTGGGAATTCAAAATTATACCTTCCGATCGGGAGAGGATGTCATTCAGGGGAAAGATTTCCCTCCATCTTTTCTGGCAGTGCTATCGGGGCATATCCATCGCCACCAAGTGCTGACCAAAGACCTGATAGGAAGTCCTCTGGGAGTACCAGTACTCTATCCTGGATCCATCGAACGAACCTCTTTTGTGGAACGGAATGAGCCGAAGGGCTACTTAATGATCGAAATCCGTTGGCTTGAAAGCACCCGTTCACCTCAGATCAGTTGGAAGTTTCATGAATTACCAGCGCGACCAATGATTGTCATCGAATTAAATGATGATGAGGCTATGATATCCCATGGTCTGATATCGGCTATTGAGAAAAAAATATCAAGTCTTGATCCACAAAGTATTGTCCAATTAAGATTGCATGGTGGCGATCGCGCAATGAACAAATTTCCAGTCAAGATATCCTGGCTCAGAGCCATTGCCCCAGACACGATGAATATCGAGATCGCTCCACTTTGAGATGGAGTCCATCCGCCAAATGACCATAAGGGTCAACCTAAGAGTATTATGTCATTCTGAGCGATCCGGCAACAGGCGGAGAGCGAAGAATCTCCTGATTTAGCGAAAGAGTGTACATTTATTGAAAGGATTCTTCGTCGCTTCGCTCCTCAGAATGACAGCATCTCCCCAGGTATTTGCTTAGGTTAACGCCATAGGCTAACTGGCGGATAGAGGTCATATTTTTTAAGAAGGTATCAAAATGACGAGCAGAGAAATTGTCACCCGCACTATCCGCTTTCAGGGAGCGCCGCGACTGCCTTATGATTTTCCAGAAAAATATGGTTCTGATTTTTATTGGATCAACATGTCCCCTTCCCCGGACGACCGCCCTCGCACTGGCACGGACGAGTGGGGTGCGGTCTGGGAGAATATCGGCAATATGGTGCTTGGCGAGGTTAAGGATTTCCCTTTGAAAGATTGGAGTCAGTTCGATCAGCTAACTATTCCCGATATTCATGATCCTGGTCGCTGGCAGCATTTGGGGAATCTGTCTCAGCAAGCTGGGGACAAATTTATTCTGGCCCAGGGGATTTCCATTTATGAGCGAGTTCATTTCATTCGCGGACTGGAAAATACCTGGCTGGATATTTACGATCATCCTAAGGAGTTGGGCCGACTGATTGATCTTTTGGTAGAGATGAATCTCCATGCCATCGAAAGGTATGCTGAATTGGGGGCGCATGGCTATATTTTCGCCGATGACTGGGGATTGCAGAATCGGCTCATGATTGCCCCTGCTAAATGGCGCGAGATCTGGAAGCCGCGCTACGCCCGCATTTTCAAAGCCGTTCATGAAGCGGGAATGTTCACGTTCCTTCATAGCTGCGGTTACATTGTCGATATATTGGATGATCTCATCGAGATCGGCCTCGAGGTGATCCACATGGACCAGCAGGAGAATATGGGATTGGAATTACTGGGCAAGCGATTTGGCGGCCGCATCACTTTTTTCTCGCCAGTTGACATTCAGCAGACGATGGTGCATGGTTCTTTGGAAGATATTCGCACATATTGTCGTCAGATGGTTCGTTTATTGGGACGCCCCAATGGCGGCTTTATTCCGCGCTGGTATTCTG from candidate division KSB1 bacterium includes these protein-coding regions:
- a CDS encoding serine protease, whose product is MKKLLSLYSAVPLILVLVLVSCAKKIFQTAYPTLSDGRYDSEFPYKSCSKELQEISESVNRVFCNSLYKSYSFSLEQKIIPTSITDRLLATASAVTDIKTTVSGTATVIYAQDNRLALLTCAHVVLKPDTLISYFAPDANSPEKFIQTVAIKQQNQILVAKMPEDGLFEVLLADEQADIAILGKKLKFPVAAGISVLNYPFGNARELEWGSFVYVIGYPMGYKLISKGIVSQPDRDKKGGFLTDVLFNPGLSGGILLAVRDGVPNFEVVGITTSAAAELETVLVPERGKNYDETVPYQGKIYVTSKKTISYGITKAISAESILELIRENREYLLKSGYDFEILIEPRPIRM
- the recB gene encoding exodeoxyribonuclease V subunit beta; amino-acid sequence: MTAQEFDILNSPLAGTNLIEASAGTGKTYTITGLFLRLVIERALKVNEILVVTFTEAATAELRDRIRKFLRKAVRAFAEQGSDEQFFDQLVQKYGSNRSCMLALRNAIRDFDQAAIFTIHGFCNRMLNENAFESRVLFDTELISQTDHLNQEIVNDFWRKFVYLESPLFVNFALANDSNPSSLLQLVNRRIMSPDFRIIPDDETDNQTLDRSSITQLEFNFQQAWQAVRNSWDSARSEIENLLQNHPNLNRQQYPLNKIPVWLTMMDQTLTSEEDNLTLFPQLKKFTASSIAAGTKKNCQAPQHPFFDLCETLFRSKDQLETIYKKRLISLKIKLFSFWQTELARRKTEKNLQSFDDLLLKLYEALKSPSGNDLAAVIRNKFKAALIDEFQDTDPIQYAIFKAIFHHPDSILFLIGDPKQAIYGFRGADIFAYMDAARQVTNRYTLSCNWRSEPGLITAVNTIFGNCQLPFVFEEISFYPARAADRPDRQWLTIKAHQEPPLQLWVMESNQFVEGDEPIPKTDARQIIYRAVAAEICRLLTLSDQQGVWIGDQPLREMDIAVLVRRNSEAIALQRALASLNIPSVLFSTENLFDSHEALELQRLLESIAQPNDDFKLRVALATDLMGYSGEAIEAAMRDDDLWESWLVQFRNYHELWRRHGFFQMFRQLLIEQQVLPRLMSFPNGERRCTNVLHLAEVLNRVATERNLGMAMLLKWLAEQRDPTVPRLEQHQLRLETDENAVKLVTIHKSKGLEYPIVFCPFSWDGSRIRDSKDFLLFHDEANHRILTLDLGAESRDLNLRQAEKEQLAENLRLLYVALTRAKHRCYLIWGRLNEAESSAPAYLLHQAKGPNFDAIFDATCARFQSLTDEQLFQDLQAIAFRSDQTIQLVEMAEPQITKYQPQRFQLQHLAFQPFQGRIDSSWHISSYSSLVSRISYAAELPDYDPIEPLQLGATIGAVPTGSQAAVDIRSFPRGNKAGIFFHKIFELIDFQDQNLEIAAEIVSDNLQEFGFEPQWHPVILGLIEKVLKLPLDPKQPDFNLSKISLSQRLNELEFYFPVKKIENQKLKQIFEHFAGANISNTWPEQVGRLNFAPFQGFMKGFMDLVFQYDQRFYLVDWKSNFLGDQIEHYHQQRLLPVMEQEFYLLQYLIYTVALDQYLRQRWPGYQYERHFGGVFYIFLRGVEPALGPEYGLFRDRPNSELVRQLSDLLIG
- a CDS encoding metallophosphoesterase, which produces MSQANLIKILFLADTHLGFDLALRPRIQRRRRGDDFFKNYYLALQPALNKEVDVVIHGGDLFFRCQVHPQIVQQAFAPLLQIADLGIPIYLVPGNHERSNIPRSLFETHTFIHIFDKPRTYSLSKNGLTLAIAGFPYYKNGIRTDIKNVLAQTGYQKEQADVRLLCMHQVVEAAQVGIQNYTFRSGEDVIQGKDFPPSFLAVLSGHIHRHQVLTKDLIGSPLGVPVLYPGSIERTSFVERNEPKGYLMIEIRWLESTRSPQISWKFHELPARPMIVIELNDDEAMISHGLISAIEKKISSLDPQSIVQLRLHGGDRAMNKFPVKISWLRAIAPDTMNIEIAPL
- the recD gene encoding exodeoxyribonuclease V subunit alpha, producing MERTVEKLIQQSDQFSNLDIHFSNFLTKLDDHWTAELYLAAALVSRSRSQGHICLDLKKIAGTNLFASENGESFSCPEIIDWIDKLARSSVVGKPSEFKPLILDAAGRLYLYRYWDYQQNLANAIFQRMRSPVLTVDFEFLRTKLDQYFPTASHGEIDWQKIAGLAACQNRFCVISGGPGTGKTTTIVRILALLLESGLLRIALAAPTGKAAARLQEAIKQNKSQLTCAEPVRNAIPDQASTIHRLLGTIPNSPYFRYNAQNPLPLDVMIVDEASMVDLALMSKLVQALPSDCRLILVGDKDQLASVEAGAVLGDICDTGKEHPYSAQFCAQVRTILGFDLAQLHSEAAPGLQDAIIQLKKNFRFASDSAIGAASRLVNAGDGASSLTVLQDPKFPDAQWMPLPAATALPLRLKPLIISGYAPYLQSTSPIEMLRNFDRFRILCALRDGPYGVAAMNEIVELLLRQEKLIPPDQPWYHGRPIMITSNDYQLNLFNGDIGVALRDPDSNDEIRVFFIGPDQSIRKFHPLRLPGHETVFAMTIHKSQGSEFDHVLLILPDRDLPLLTRELIYTGLTRARASVQVWGVESIFRNAVSRRIERTSGLRDMLWESIHSA